A single window of Leptospira dzoumogneensis DNA harbors:
- a CDS encoding outer membrane beta-barrel protein — translation MMRKKTASLIATFTLVTASSIFAQAKKETPDPKAAGAVKAAPAPEPEDTKWYDKVDFSGFVDVYYMYNNNPLQGSAVDTTRSFETSNKNFGVNAAALAVQKTAEKSSPWGFRVDFQNGQNNAFQEAPYSQANGVYNYNLLKQAYISMYFPVLKGMTLDVGKMATHIGYEVLESMNNPNYSIGAIFQNTIPFIHTGARLTTQFTDKWAGTFYLYNSGGGTGYRTGVPDGSTTNNYFYEAATQHKAIGTQVKGTLIEDKLSVTWNTLYSQDGATGRIDPTKQYLADQLAAQTGDPAVAVLNAPNAKYNKDYWFMNHAILSITPTDRIQVDLDYTWSEKAGGAAAANLAQQQYNPTGAATIETILGGTVTTEKTKSSYKAYGIFSKFKIGETWGINVRFEYIDDSSNNGRLTTFNPFAGSQAANSWYAGKYAQDKAIAEQILAATPGLAGLTADQLLAALDPKNYKDYGGSSNYGQYKTFTVTPVWNYTENLLIKLDMRRDWATGYQFVTSSGEKSKDQYGITLGVVAKFD, via the coding sequence ATGATGAGAAAAAAAACAGCCAGCCTCATTGCTACCTTTACTCTGGTGACCGCCTCTTCGATTTTTGCCCAAGCGAAGAAGGAAACGCCGGACCCGAAGGCAGCAGGTGCAGTGAAAGCTGCTCCAGCCCCAGAACCTGAAGATACGAAATGGTATGATAAGGTAGACTTTTCCGGATTTGTGGATGTGTACTACATGTACAATAACAACCCACTCCAAGGAAGCGCCGTAGATACGACCAGATCGTTCGAAACTAGCAACAAAAACTTTGGTGTTAACGCAGCAGCTCTTGCAGTACAAAAGACCGCTGAAAAATCCAGCCCTTGGGGATTCCGTGTGGATTTCCAAAACGGACAAAACAACGCATTCCAAGAGGCGCCATATTCCCAAGCAAACGGAGTATACAACTATAACCTGCTGAAACAAGCGTATATCAGCATGTATTTCCCAGTGTTGAAAGGGATGACCTTAGACGTTGGTAAAATGGCAACGCATATCGGATACGAAGTATTGGAATCGATGAACAACCCTAACTACTCGATAGGGGCCATCTTCCAAAACACAATCCCCTTCATTCACACCGGTGCTCGCTTAACTACTCAATTTACAGACAAATGGGCTGGAACCTTTTATCTGTATAACAGTGGTGGTGGTACTGGTTATAGAACCGGAGTTCCTGACGGAAGCACTACGAATAACTACTTCTATGAAGCAGCTACTCAACATAAAGCGATTGGAACTCAGGTAAAAGGAACCTTGATCGAAGACAAATTGTCCGTTACTTGGAACACTTTGTATTCTCAAGATGGTGCTACTGGAAGGATCGATCCAACCAAACAATATTTGGCTGATCAGTTGGCTGCTCAAACCGGAGACCCGGCAGTTGCAGTACTTAACGCACCGAATGCTAAGTATAATAAAGATTATTGGTTCATGAACCATGCAATCTTATCCATCACTCCTACCGACAGGATCCAAGTTGACTTAGACTATACTTGGAGCGAGAAGGCAGGTGGTGCAGCAGCGGCGAACCTTGCACAACAACAGTACAACCCGACAGGTGCGGCTACAATTGAAACCATCCTTGGCGGAACTGTAACTACTGAAAAAACAAAAAGCTCTTATAAGGCTTATGGGATCTTCAGTAAGTTCAAAATCGGTGAGACTTGGGGAATCAACGTTCGTTTCGAGTATATCGACGATAGCTCTAACAACGGCCGTTTGACTACTTTCAACCCGTTTGCAGGATCGCAAGCAGCTAACTCTTGGTATGCAGGAAAATATGCACAAGATAAAGCAATCGCTGAGCAAATCCTTGCAGCTACTCCTGGATTGGCTGGTTTAACTGCAGATCAACTACTTGCGGCTTTAGACCCGAAAAACTACAAAGATTACGGTGGATCTTCCAACTACGGACAGTATAAAACATTTACTGTAACTCCGGTTTGGAACTACACTGAAAATCTACTCATCAAATTGGATATGAGAAGAGACTGGGCGACCGGTTATCAATTCGTAACTTCTTCCGGTGAGAAGAGCAAAGACCAATACGGTATAACCTTAGGGGTCGTTGCTAAGTTCGATTAA
- a CDS encoding arginyltransferase, which produces MAKMGLDYFTFLGSLPETPESKCAYYPERNSKVKGFFSKEKLPPEILDDLFRFGFRRSGYFFYRTNCSVCSHCLSYRVLLLEFFPSANHRRLIKKNRDLALKISPPIIDPDKKNLYVKYQRSRHEGSYGESESEILENMKFQMYAGSENSGELLLYKDDVLLGWILLDFGFETVSAVYSVFDPEESKRSLGNFLILSSILWAKENGFKEFQLGLFLPGHPKMDYKKNWKPAEILDRDKGVWKKSESFLSDYFLENGPDGDRLTL; this is translated from the coding sequence ATGGCAAAGATGGGGTTGGATTATTTTACATTCCTAGGTTCTCTTCCGGAGACTCCCGAATCTAAGTGCGCTTATTATCCGGAAAGGAATTCAAAGGTGAAGGGTTTCTTTTCTAAGGAAAAACTTCCTCCCGAAATTTTAGATGATCTTTTTCGTTTTGGGTTTAGAAGGTCCGGCTATTTCTTTTATAGGACCAATTGTTCCGTATGTTCTCATTGTCTCAGTTATAGAGTTCTATTACTTGAATTTTTTCCTAGTGCAAACCACAGAAGACTGATCAAAAAGAATCGTGATCTTGCTTTAAAAATTTCTCCGCCGATTATTGATCCTGATAAAAAGAATTTATATGTGAAGTACCAAAGATCCCGTCATGAAGGAAGCTATGGTGAATCCGAATCTGAAATTCTGGAGAATATGAAGTTCCAGATGTACGCGGGTTCTGAAAATTCAGGGGAACTTCTTCTTTATAAAGACGATGTACTTTTAGGCTGGATCTTATTGGATTTTGGGTTTGAAACCGTGTCTGCCGTGTATTCTGTTTTTGATCCGGAAGAAAGTAAAAGAAGTTTGGGAAATTTTCTGATACTTTCCTCTATTCTTTGGGCCAAAGAGAATGGTTTTAAAGAATTTCAATTGGGCCTTTTTCTTCCGGGACATCCTAAGATGGATTATAAAAAGAACTGGAAGCCTGCAGAAATTTTGGATCGTGATAAAGGTGTTTGGAAGAAGAGCGAGTCTTTTCTTTCGGATTATTTTTTAGAGAATGGCCCGGATGGAGACAGGCTTACTTTATAG
- a CDS encoding ribonuclease HI family protein, which yields MKKFKIYCDGASKGNPGPSSIGVAVYEGEAEVHSISRRISDGTNNVAEWAALEAGIEYCLSQDAVEVTAYLDSELVVKQFKGEYKVKSPHLQIAKEKVKGLTSKLKLFSIHHVPREKNKRADKLANLAFES from the coding sequence GTGAAAAAGTTCAAAATATACTGCGACGGTGCTTCCAAAGGAAACCCGGGACCTTCTTCCATTGGGGTAGCCGTTTACGAAGGAGAAGCCGAGGTGCATTCCATCTCACGTAGGATCTCCGACGGAACGAATAATGTGGCGGAATGGGCAGCCCTGGAAGCTGGGATAGAATATTGCCTCTCCCAAGACGCTGTCGAAGTCACAGCCTATCTGGATTCAGAACTGGTGGTAAAACAATTCAAGGGAGAATACAAAGTCAAATCCCCTCACCTCCAAATCGCAAAAGAAAAGGTCAAAGGCCTGACTTCTAAACTCAAACTTTTCTCAATCCATCATGTGCCGCGTGAAAAAAACAAGCGGGCAGATAAACTCGCAAACCTGGCTTTCGAATCCTGA
- a CDS encoding SDR family NAD(P)-dependent oxidoreductase, translated as MAKKIIVVGASSGIGKEIASQLIEEGHQVAAFARREKELKKLPSSKAKNLFVKHDVTEYSKVPGEFAKAVKALGGLDEIYYASGVMHRVGAEEFPIEKDLEMLEVNLLGCVAWLDSAAAYFQEKKAGKIIGISSIAGDRGRRGNPVYNASKAGMSTYLEALRNRLAVKGIQVVTVKPGMIETPMTEGLPGLMWLITAKEAAQVILAKVNAGKENFYVPARWALVSLIIRLIPSFIFRKLSV; from the coding sequence ATGGCTAAAAAGATCATCGTAGTAGGCGCTTCTAGCGGTATCGGAAAAGAAATTGCATCTCAATTGATCGAAGAGGGACATCAAGTCGCTGCTTTTGCAAGAAGAGAGAAGGAGCTGAAAAAACTTCCTTCTTCCAAGGCAAAAAACTTATTCGTCAAACACGACGTTACTGAATACTCCAAGGTCCCGGGAGAATTTGCCAAGGCTGTAAAAGCTTTAGGCGGCTTGGACGAAATTTATTACGCATCCGGTGTGATGCATAGGGTCGGTGCGGAAGAATTTCCTATCGAAAAAGATTTGGAAATGTTGGAAGTTAATCTTTTAGGTTGTGTGGCTTGGTTGGATTCCGCAGCTGCATATTTCCAAGAGAAGAAGGCCGGCAAAATTATAGGGATATCTTCCATCGCAGGTGATAGAGGCCGCAGAGGGAATCCGGTTTATAACGCATCTAAAGCTGGAATGTCCACTTACTTAGAAGCTTTACGCAATCGTTTAGCGGTAAAAGGGATCCAAGTGGTTACAGTAAAACCTGGAATGATCGAGACCCCGATGACGGAAGGTCTACCGGGCCTTATGTGGTTGATCACCGCTAAGGAAGCCGCTCAAGTTATATTAGCAAAAGTGAATGCAGGAAAAGAGAATTTCTATGTGCCTGCTCGTTGGGCATTGGTCTCTTTGATCATTAGACTTATCCCTTCTTTTATTTTCAGAAAACTTTCCGTTTAA
- a CDS encoding efflux RND transporter permease subunit, which yields MIDKLIESVLKYRVPTLIASLFVAILGVWAWTDIRKEAYSDIADTQVRLIAKFPGKAAVEVEERVTLPIERVLNAIPKVAVRRSRTINGLVVFQFVFEDGTDDYFARMRLMERVADADIPEEVQPALGPMSSPVGEIFRYVVESSGNHTPMELRTIQDWIVMPKMLSIAGIADVVTFGGLPKQFHIVTSPDKLVRYKLTINDVIQAVQGNNLNTGGNLLLQGEQGFPIRSLGAIREAQHIENIVVKTVNGVPVFIRDLATVEISHPIPSGVLGYTVRMDDQVMDVDSSVQGLVAMRRWGDPNEMGDRIRAKVKEINENYLPDGVQLRTTYDRSDLVNYTLRTIGRTLIEGVMVVSLVLIFFIGSAKASLVVVATIPFALLFAFLLMNMTGIPASLLSLGAIDFGIVVDGAVIMVENIIRRYRDATPADKSKGIIKLTAESAGEVGTEILFSILIIILAYLPIFSFERIEGRLFKPMAFTISFAIFGALLFSMTVVPVLMTYMFRKYFESERPGPIAWHNPFYGWVEERYKKLIVYLVAKSKKVVIYTFLAVTIFLGIGGYKLGTEFLPEMDEGGFNLRIFFPVGISLPEARKFMPKIRETIYKNEQVSVVISQLGRNDDGTDPLPPNRLEVLVGLKDYDDWKERITKQELLLRMKNDLEATLPGARISFSQPIMDNLSEAIMGTIADLAVFVSGQDLKVMRKLAEEILEIVKDMHGASEFGIEQEADSPQLTVRIDREAAARYGINVSDIQQMVEAAIGMQRISTLYEGPSDIPPKTPARFGIVVRFSKDYRASKRAIEAMPIISPKGERVPLSQLAKITLEDGPTMIFRQEGRRTITVRTNVRGRDQGGFVAELRKKIQAKIKLPEGYEVRYGGQYENLARVGKKLAIVIPVTIAIIFGVLFLLYRNLKYVYVALACLPLSLVGGMYALLLRGYYFNVSSGVGFISLFGIATMSGVLFVSRTNHLLQDEPTLTTKEAVTQAAVIQLRPMLMTMLLALLGLIPATLASGVGSDVQRPLATVIVGGLFSALFLVLSVLPSLYLVVVGERKYPVEEETFALHPEAYVSLYDEEDIEDTSSHKNGSKKVKKKVVAKKRR from the coding sequence ATGATAGATAAACTAATAGAATCAGTACTCAAGTATAGGGTTCCGACTCTTATCGCCTCTCTATTCGTAGCGATCTTAGGAGTTTGGGCTTGGACGGATATTCGAAAGGAAGCATATTCGGATATCGCAGATACTCAGGTTCGTTTGATCGCTAAATTTCCTGGAAAAGCCGCCGTCGAAGTGGAAGAAAGAGTTACTCTTCCGATCGAAAGGGTTTTGAATGCGATTCCTAAAGTAGCTGTTCGTCGCTCTAGAACGATCAATGGTCTTGTAGTCTTCCAATTCGTATTCGAGGACGGAACGGATGATTATTTTGCAAGGATGCGGCTTATGGAAAGGGTCGCAGATGCGGATATTCCTGAGGAAGTCCAACCTGCTCTAGGACCTATGAGTTCTCCTGTTGGTGAAATTTTCAGATATGTTGTGGAGTCTTCCGGAAATCACACACCTATGGAACTCCGTACGATCCAAGATTGGATCGTAATGCCTAAGATGCTTTCTATTGCCGGGATTGCAGACGTGGTAACCTTCGGAGGTTTACCTAAACAATTCCATATAGTAACTTCTCCTGATAAATTAGTACGTTATAAACTTACCATAAACGATGTGATCCAAGCGGTTCAGGGAAATAACCTGAACACTGGTGGAAATCTTCTCTTACAAGGAGAGCAAGGATTTCCGATCCGTTCTTTGGGCGCGATCCGAGAAGCTCAGCATATAGAGAATATCGTAGTGAAAACTGTGAATGGAGTCCCTGTTTTTATCAGAGATCTTGCTACAGTAGAGATTTCCCATCCTATTCCGAGTGGTGTCTTGGGTTATACGGTTCGTATGGATGATCAGGTCATGGATGTGGATTCTTCCGTCCAAGGTCTTGTGGCTATGCGCCGTTGGGGAGACCCCAACGAAATGGGAGATAGGATCCGCGCCAAGGTAAAAGAGATCAATGAGAACTATCTTCCCGACGGAGTGCAGCTTAGAACGACGTATGATAGAAGTGATCTTGTAAACTATACGTTACGCACTATAGGGAGGACCCTGATAGAAGGTGTGATGGTAGTCAGCTTAGTGCTCATCTTCTTCATTGGAAGTGCTAAGGCGTCTCTTGTAGTGGTGGCAACTATTCCATTCGCATTATTATTCGCATTCCTTCTCATGAATATGACAGGGATCCCTGCAAGTTTACTTTCCTTAGGAGCTATAGACTTCGGGATCGTAGTGGATGGTGCAGTGATCATGGTGGAGAATATCATCCGAAGATATAGGGATGCTACTCCGGCGGATAAGAGTAAAGGGATCATTAAACTTACCGCGGAATCCGCAGGAGAAGTTGGTACTGAGATCTTGTTCTCTATTTTGATCATCATTCTCGCATATTTACCTATCTTCTCCTTTGAACGTATCGAAGGAAGATTGTTCAAGCCGATGGCATTCACCATCTCCTTTGCGATCTTCGGAGCATTACTTTTCTCAATGACAGTCGTTCCGGTATTAATGACTTATATGTTCCGAAAATATTTCGAATCGGAGAGGCCTGGACCGATCGCATGGCATAACCCTTTTTACGGTTGGGTAGAAGAACGTTATAAAAAGTTAATAGTCTATCTAGTTGCAAAATCCAAGAAAGTGGTCATTTACACATTCCTTGCAGTAACTATATTTTTAGGGATCGGCGGATACAAACTCGGGACAGAATTCCTGCCTGAGATGGACGAAGGCGGTTTTAACTTAAGGATCTTTTTCCCTGTAGGGATCTCTCTTCCGGAAGCTCGTAAGTTTATGCCTAAGATCCGGGAAACGATCTATAAAAATGAACAAGTAAGCGTAGTAATTTCTCAGCTAGGAAGGAACGACGATGGAACTGACCCACTTCCTCCGAACAGATTGGAGGTTCTCGTAGGATTAAAAGACTACGATGATTGGAAGGAAAGGATCACTAAACAGGAACTTCTTCTTAGAATGAAAAACGATCTGGAAGCGACACTTCCCGGAGCAAGGATCAGTTTTTCTCAGCCTATCATGGATAACTTGTCGGAAGCCATCATGGGAACAATCGCTGACCTTGCTGTATTCGTTTCCGGTCAGGACTTAAAAGTAATGCGTAAACTTGCGGAAGAGATCCTGGAAATCGTGAAGGATATGCACGGAGCGAGTGAGTTCGGGATCGAACAGGAAGCTGATAGTCCTCAGTTAACGGTTCGTATCGATCGAGAAGCTGCTGCACGTTATGGGATCAATGTAAGCGATATACAACAGATGGTGGAAGCTGCCATCGGAATGCAGAGGATTAGTACTTTATACGAGGGGCCTTCCGACATTCCTCCAAAAACACCTGCAAGATTCGGGATCGTAGTCCGATTCTCAAAAGATTATAGAGCTTCCAAAAGAGCGATCGAGGCTATGCCTATTATTTCTCCAAAAGGAGAAAGAGTTCCGCTTTCTCAATTGGCAAAGATTACTTTGGAAGACGGACCTACTATGATCTTCCGCCAAGAAGGTAGAAGGACGATCACAGTTCGTACCAACGTAAGGGGAAGAGACCAAGGTGGATTCGTAGCCGAACTCAGGAAAAAGATCCAAGCGAAGATCAAACTTCCGGAAGGATACGAAGTCCGTTACGGCGGGCAGTATGAGAACCTGGCACGTGTGGGTAAAAAATTGGCCATCGTGATCCCGGTCACCATCGCGATCATTTTCGGAGTGCTATTTTTACTTTATAGAAATCTAAAATACGTATATGTGGCCCTTGCATGTTTGCCTCTTTCGTTGGTTGGAGGAATGTATGCACTTTTACTAAGGGGATACTATTTTAACGTATCCAGCGGGGTAGGGTTCATTTCCCTTTTCGGGATCGCTACAATGTCCGGGGTTCTTTTTGTCTCCAGAACAAATCATCTTTTACAGGACGAGCCGACCTTAACTACTAAAGAAGCGGTTACACAAGCGGCCGTGATCCAATTGCGACCAATGTTAATGACAATGTTGCTTGCTCTCCTTGGTTTGATCCCTGCTACCTTGGCTTCAGGGGTAGGTTCCGACGTCCAGAGACCATTGGCTACCGTAATTGTAGGAGGATTATTCTCCGCATTATTCCTAGTATTGAGTGTTCTTCCTTCACTCTACTTAGTAGTGGTGGGAGAAAGAAAATATCCCGTAGAAGAGGAAACATTTGCTCTTCATCCGGAAGCATACGTATCCCTGTACGATGAAGAAGATATCGAAGATACTTCTTCCCATAAGAATGGAAGTAAGAAAGTAAAGAAAAAAGTAGTCGCTAAAAAAAGACGTTAG
- a CDS encoding TolC family protein: MNKKILTFLILVWVTNQTVSQPDSSTGGAPGVSDPLYSEARIAAASGDQERTQVRLELAKAEELLWKNNLLLLASKFNIDARKAGIEQAGLYANPNIFIDQSIFAEPTQRYFDFTRSGQTVVQIQQVFLLGGKIDKRIRVAELSAKMSEQEFYDLARALITKLRRTFYFIHYYRDAIAFYDKSLIALDKTVNSAELAYKRRAVLQAEVLRLKALLFFLRKEREDLRIKVLEKEADLRVLLNEDTYKSQSVAIVPVLDLDFVEKATLEGLKLDNMLSKAREYRPDLKKAVQALRYEEANLELQHANAIPDLAFGPMYNRGGTAFQNYWGITAQLNIPIFDRNQGNIKAAEKSIQVRKQELKNLILEVENDVSVALATAKAKDDLYRKFRNTYTKDYADLAEDMILSYEKRYISILEFADFFETYRSSIVEMLRLQTDRMEAIEGVNYSVGTGLIIPSYKSNGDSGAKEGGSK, translated from the coding sequence ATGAATAAAAAGATACTAACGTTCCTAATTTTGGTCTGGGTGACAAATCAGACCGTATCTCAGCCGGATTCGTCCACAGGCGGTGCTCCTGGGGTAAGTGATCCTTTGTATTCCGAAGCAAGGATCGCGGCAGCTTCGGGAGATCAGGAGAGGACACAAGTTCGTTTAGAACTTGCCAAGGCAGAAGAGTTGCTTTGGAAGAATAACCTTCTATTACTCGCTTCTAAATTTAATATCGATGCGAGAAAAGCAGGCATAGAGCAAGCAGGCCTCTATGCGAACCCGAATATTTTTATAGATCAGAGTATTTTCGCCGAGCCTACACAACGTTATTTCGATTTTACCAGATCGGGACAAACCGTGGTGCAAATCCAACAAGTATTCTTGCTCGGCGGTAAGATAGACAAACGGATCAGAGTTGCCGAGTTAAGCGCTAAGATGAGCGAACAGGAATTTTACGATCTTGCAAGAGCGCTGATCACTAAACTTCGTAGGACCTTCTACTTTATTCATTATTATAGAGATGCTATCGCTTTTTATGATAAAAGTTTGATCGCTTTGGATAAAACAGTAAACTCCGCAGAACTTGCTTATAAAAGAAGAGCGGTCCTTCAGGCGGAAGTTTTACGTTTAAAGGCACTTCTATTCTTCTTAAGAAAGGAAAGAGAAGATCTCAGGATCAAGGTGCTTGAGAAAGAAGCGGATCTAAGAGTTCTTCTAAACGAAGACACTTACAAGAGCCAGTCTGTCGCGATCGTTCCTGTTTTGGATCTGGACTTCGTGGAAAAAGCGACCTTAGAAGGTTTAAAATTAGATAATATGCTTTCTAAGGCTCGGGAATATAGGCCCGATCTGAAAAAAGCTGTCCAAGCTTTAAGATACGAAGAAGCCAACCTGGAATTACAACATGCGAATGCGATCCCGGATCTTGCATTCGGTCCTATGTACAACAGAGGGGGAACCGCCTTCCAGAACTATTGGGGGATTACCGCTCAGTTGAATATTCCGATCTTCGATAGGAACCAAGGTAATATCAAGGCTGCAGAAAAATCCATCCAAGTCAGAAAACAGGAATTAAAAAACCTGATCTTGGAAGTGGAGAATGATGTGAGCGTTGCCTTGGCTACCGCAAAAGCAAAAGACGATCTTTATCGAAAATTCAGAAATACTTATACTAAGGATTACGCGGATCTCGCCGAGGATATGATCCTTAGTTACGAAAAACGTTATATATCCATTTTAGAATTCGCAGACTTCTTCGAAACATACAGATCCAGTATCGTGGAAATGTTACGCCTCCAAACGGACAGAATGGAAGCGATCGAAGGAGTAAATTACTCTGTCGGAACGGGACTGATTATCCCTAGTTATAAATCCAACGGAGATTCCGGTGCTAAAGAAGGGGGCTCGAAATGA
- a CDS encoding CCA tRNA nucleotidyltransferase, producing MMNPDPNKLISQIPSPFLEDLLEISNTIRNHEGEAYLVGGSVRDLILNKIPHEYDLAVSISPEKMQKIFKRTVPTGIKHGTITVLFQDRSYELTTFRKDEDYIDGRRPETVQFGVSLSEDLKRRDFTMNALALDLQEKTLVDEHSGLEDIQNSLIRTIGNPVSRFTEDGLRPVRAIRFVSTLGFTIHPETAEAIETCRPITAKVSPERIHDEFLKILKSKNPIGGLDLLKKYKVLELISKTKFYSGDWEKHKNGFSKLLQSSERSKIAYFLVSCFSEQNWFSDSTVFFKELRFSNQRTKDSQFLVKTLYSIIQNREELKTFPGLRTHLLHPIAQYTGKKEFWDCCIELSILWAAFLNEEAFWLAGAEQEWKKDPPLLLSDLTIDGNLVREKFPELPAPKLGEVLRSSLLAVLQDPNLNSKELLLDLIRKSL from the coding sequence ATGATGAACCCGGATCCTAATAAACTCATTTCCCAAATCCCTTCTCCTTTTTTAGAGGATCTATTAGAGATTAGTAATACGATACGAAATCATGAAGGAGAAGCTTATCTAGTAGGAGGAAGTGTCCGAGATCTAATATTAAACAAAATCCCCCATGAATACGACCTTGCGGTTTCCATTTCTCCGGAAAAAATGCAGAAGATCTTCAAAAGGACAGTTCCAACCGGGATTAAACACGGAACTATCACGGTATTATTCCAAGATAGATCCTATGAATTGACCACATTCAGAAAAGACGAAGACTATATAGACGGCAGAAGGCCAGAAACAGTACAATTCGGAGTAAGTCTGAGCGAAGATCTAAAAAGAAGGGACTTCACAATGAACGCCCTTGCATTGGATCTCCAAGAAAAGACGTTGGTGGACGAACATTCCGGACTAGAAGATATTCAAAATTCCTTAATTAGGACCATCGGAAACCCGGTTTCCAGATTTACGGAAGACGGACTCAGACCGGTCCGCGCAATTCGATTCGTTTCCACACTCGGATTTACGATCCATCCGGAAACTGCAGAAGCAATCGAAACCTGCAGACCGATCACTGCAAAGGTTTCTCCGGAAAGAATACACGACGAATTTTTAAAAATACTCAAAAGTAAAAATCCGATCGGCGGACTCGATCTATTAAAAAAATATAAAGTACTGGAATTGATCAGTAAGACCAAATTCTATTCCGGAGATTGGGAAAAACATAAAAACGGATTCTCCAAACTTCTACAATCATCCGAAAGATCAAAAATAGCTTACTTTTTGGTGTCTTGCTTCTCGGAACAAAACTGGTTTTCCGATTCGACCGTATTTTTTAAAGAACTCAGATTCTCCAACCAAAGAACAAAGGATTCTCAGTTTCTAGTAAAAACCCTATATTCAATCATCCAGAATAGAGAAGAGTTAAAAACTTTTCCTGGGCTTCGAACTCATCTACTTCATCCGATCGCGCAGTACACCGGTAAAAAGGAATTTTGGGATTGCTGCATAGAACTTTCCATTCTTTGGGCAGCCTTTCTAAACGAAGAAGCATTCTGGCTCGCCGGCGCGGAACAAGAATGGAAGAAGGATCCTCCACTTCTACTCTCCGACCTGACCATAGACGGAAACCTAGTTCGAGAAAAATTCCCGGAACTACCAGCCCCTAAACTAGGAGAAGTATTGCGGTCTTCTTTGCTTGCCGTACTCCAAGATCCCAATCTAAATTCAAAAGAACTTCTTCTGGATCTGATCCGTAAATCTCTCTAA
- a CDS encoding efflux RND transporter periplasmic adaptor subunit, translated as MIPSSNKLRILLIVLVAAISVSIVSFTLNKGGKKNAPRPQKAIVHDHGERIEFKENSPGLEIVKSAEIGKPGEFVNVEAPARLIATTSPSVSDSEQIVLFESAELNDLYVGYVHAKNSLNRSRKNLDRIKDMFKHRVATEKDLVEAETEVNNDEAEFAEFEGKLRAVGLNPALIKKAAGQTAWIISDVPESQLSSLQKGRRVKVVFNSFPNQEWNGTAEALGDNVDPYTRTVKVRIAIKNEGYRLKPGMFATVKFPEETGSDSVVIPFNSVVTVEGKNYVFVEETPHEFFRREVVLGISTRERVNVLEGLTKGDRVVVEGAILLKGLSFGF; from the coding sequence ATGATTCCATCATCTAACAAACTTAGAATTTTATTAATCGTTCTGGTGGCGGCCATTTCCGTTTCCATTGTTTCTTTTACATTGAACAAGGGCGGGAAAAAAAACGCTCCTCGTCCTCAGAAGGCGATCGTTCACGATCATGGAGAAAGGATAGAGTTTAAAGAAAATAGTCCCGGCCTAGAGATCGTCAAAAGTGCGGAGATAGGTAAGCCCGGAGAATTCGTAAATGTAGAAGCCCCTGCAAGGTTGATTGCCACTACTTCTCCTTCCGTATCCGATTCAGAGCAGATCGTATTATTCGAATCTGCAGAGTTGAATGATCTTTATGTGGGTTATGTTCATGCTAAGAACAGTCTGAATAGATCCCGCAAAAATTTGGATCGTATTAAGGATATGTTCAAACATAGGGTCGCTACCGAAAAAGATTTGGTAGAAGCAGAAACCGAAGTGAATAACGACGAGGCCGAATTCGCCGAGTTCGAAGGAAAACTGAGAGCTGTAGGTTTAAACCCCGCATTGATCAAAAAGGCAGCCGGTCAAACTGCTTGGATCATCTCAGACGTTCCCGAGTCCCAGCTTTCGAGTCTGCAAAAAGGAAGAAGGGTAAAAGTTGTATTTAACTCCTTCCCGAACCAGGAATGGAACGGAACAGCAGAAGCACTCGGAGATAACGTAGATCCGTATACAAGAACCGTAAAAGTCAGGATCGCGATCAAAAACGAAGGTTATAGATTAAAACCCGGAATGTTTGCAACGGTAAAATTCCCGGAAGAAACGGGAAGTGACTCGGTAGTTATTCCTTTTAACTCGGTTGTTACAGTAGAGGGTAAAAACTACGTATTCGTAGAAGAAACTCCTCACGAATTTTTCAGAAGAGAAGTTGTACTCGGGATCTCAACTAGAGAAAGAGTCAATGTTCTGGAAGGTTTAACCAAAGGGGACAGGGTGGTTGTGGAAGGAGCCATTCTATTGAAAGGGCTTAGTTTCGGATTTTAA